The stretch of DNA GgtgttcagttctctcttcacagcagttcagtcagtgtactgtttgagtacatgaatttctccgggatattggtttgtttgaactcagagggagtgtcgggcaaaaaaaacaaaaacagaaaaaagttaacagcttaagtcatttgtggattaatgcgtattggagacgcaaactgtttaaaatgatttggttcgatttggtgaactggttcaaaaagatccggttacatcgaatgatttgttcatgaactggatatcacaaactgctttgttttgaactctctctctccctctctctcaacagacacggaagagaagataatGTTGAATATAGTcatagtttttgcaatttttggaccaagatgcattttcaatgcttcaaaaaaatctaactgaccctctgatgtcacatggactactttgatgatgtatacagtacacacagtttcaatggagggactaagagctctctgactaaatctaaaatatcttaaactgttttccaaagataaacggaggtcttatgggtttggaacaacatgagggtaagttattatatacataattttgctatttgggtgaactaaccctttaatagtcaTTTCAGTTTCCAGAATCTTACTCTGTGCAATTCACTTCACAGCTGTATCAGTACAACTACCACCTGATGCAACCAGCAAACCAAAAACTAAATCCCCAGtttgaaattatatttctgtACGACTAACCTGGTAACTGTTTGAGTTTATTCTCATTAGTGAGCTCCACATCATCCTTGTGTGTGCACAGCCTGGTTGCTAGGATACCATCCCTCTCGATGCTGTGATAGGCACTTCTCAGTAGCTGTGCAGTAACTTCCTCTGTGACTCTACCAATCAACATGATCAGCTGGATCAATTGACAACTTCAATGATTACAAGATGAAGCTTAAAAAGTTTTTCATACTACAAAACCTATAAACATTCAAATCACTCTCACAAGAACCACCTTAGGTTGaagaaaaaaagtggaaaaaataaaacctgACCCTGAACCACATTGACTTCATCCCAATAACACTCAGAGCCAGTGACTCACTGCAGTGAACTGTGGATGTGATGAAAACTCAGTACCTGCCCACTCGAACAGCCTGGAGGAGAGAGATGAAGGCCTTGTCTGTTTGTCTGCGCACCTCTGTCAGCTCCATGTTCATATGGATACACTTCCGCCAGCTTCTTGACTGCAGGCGAAAATGAACTTAGTTCATGTTACATGTTTATAACAAACGaaaattataattgttttgtGTGGGAACTAATAGTTATCATTCTTGTTGTGTATGGGCCATAAATGAGGAAAGCAGTACCTGAAAACAAAAGTTTGCCTTGTCCTTTCCTTTTGTTACAGGTGGAAGTTGAAGAAAATCTCCACACACTATCAGTTGAATTCCTCCAAACGGTTCAGTGGATCTTCTGATGGATCTAGAAACATAACATACAGATGCCATTTGTCTAATAATGCAACTCTGGCCTAATATTGAAAGATTTTGTATCATTACTCTCCTTCAGAAAAGTTAAGCATTTACAAACATGTGCTAGACTGGGATTTTTGACAATTGTTGATGGAATGTTTAGAATTCAATAGTTATTCAAGGTCTGATCCTAATCACATTCAAATATTCATTTGCCATCTGGTGCTCATTAGGAAAAAATACAGAGTGAAATAATCAGCAGCAACTTATCACATTAAATGAAATTACTGAACcactgaaacaacaacaacaaaattaaccTTTATCACCACAATTATTGATTTTACCCATGTGGAAAATTAAGTCTATGGAAATAAACTGGTATCATGAACGGTGTTTTGAGTGTGGTTCACCTGGCTACAGCTTCCAGTTTGTCAAAGAACTCCGCTTCCACCATTGAAATCTCATCAATAACAAGGTGTTTGCAAGATGTCCAGTGCTGCATCACTCCAGGACGCTGAGCAAGCTCAATACATTGTTCAAGAGGAGCAGAGCCGGAACCAATACCTgttaacaagaaaaacaaaaaacaacttgtACACAAAAGCTCAATTCTTTTTATAGATATGAGAAATGTGTTGATCATGACACTTCAGGAAAGTGTGTACATAGTGAAATAAAACCTGTCACCTATGATTACTGTTTGGTTTGGGGTGAAAGAATACTAGCCATTTCATAAAACACTTGCCATCATTAATTATATAGCAAGCGCTTTCCTATATCACACATGTAACATGCttgtatttttttgccattttttccaGAGACATGAGTGAAATCGTGAACAACTTTGGAGAACGCGCTGCACTGTAATTGACAGTCAGATGTGTAAATGTTTTCTAACCTGCAAAACTGTGCAGTGTGGTCCCTCCTATATGACAAGCCGCAACACCTGTGCTTGCTGTTGCATACGTGCTTTTTGGAGGCAGGGAGCCTATAATCCTTTTGAGCAAGAAGGACTTTCCTGTACCTGAAATAAAGCCATGAACAGTGGTGTTCAAAATGCTATGAAATAAGAGCTCTATGTAAAACAATATGTggctgtgaataaataaatggtaaaaaaataataataaataattacctGCACTGCCAGTGAAAAACACATTCTTGCCACTCAAGACTGCATTAAGAACTGCAATTTGTTCTTTGCTGAGCTTTTGTGTCACAGGCAGAACCAACAGAGGCTTCTTACTGGGGTGAAGCGCTTTCAcctaaacatgcaaataattattatttggcaGGGACCATGTAAAATATTGaacatatgtttttatttaatgcaatgtaCCAGAACTAGCCAATGGTACATGTTCTTCAGAAGTCGCTTGATTTATGAACTTAATCTATAATTCTGCTAAAATGCATGACAGAAGAACATTAAACCTTCACACACTGTTGTTGTTGTATCTCCCTTTTGAGATAGGTGAAGAGAAGTGATAATCTTAATGGAAAAAGTTGAATATCAGAATTAAACAATTTATAAAGAGAGACatgattgaaataaaattaataggtttctaaatgaatatcagtttttttttttttatagacaaaCATTAATATGCTTTTACTGTTTGATCAGAGTTATTTTAGGAGTATAATTGTTGAATGCAGAGCAGTTCAGGAACTTTAATTAGGGAGGCGCTAACATAATTAATTTTGTTAGACAAATACTACTACTGCTTCTGATTTgtcaaaaatgtaataactttgttTGATAGTGTCATGTAAAAATGGATGAACATACCGGACTAGCGTCACAATCAGGTCTGGGTCTTTTTACTTGCTTCCTTTCACCCAAGACCTTATTGACAGATCTCTCTGCAGGACCTTTGGGTTGGATCGGTGCATTCACTTTACTTCTCATCTCGTTTGCCTTCTGCACATCTTTAAGCTGGAGTGGACTTAGGGTCTCAAAGGCTCTATGAAGGCCAGCTCGTAGTTTATCCCGATCACTTATAGGCTTAATGCCTTGGGATGCCTGATGTTTGATGCTGAGCGTCTTCAGAAACATCTTCAAACGATCCGGTGGACAATCAGACACCAGAACCTGTGTGCTTTCCGGGATGAATTTAACAGTACATTTACCATCCTTTGCAAAGCGTGTAAAGAGCTGGAAATCGCGCAGCATGAAGTTTTGAGGAGCTTTGCCATCGTGAACACGCAGGACCATCTCTTGAAACTCATTCCGCCCTAATGTGACAGTGCCTTTGCGGATGAGTTGCCGTTTGATGGCTTGACCTGCAGGATTCAAGCGCTCCACTGCCACGGTGCACTGAAGCTCAGCTGGCTCAATGTGTCCCAACATTCTACCTGGAGAGAACATAGAAGAACAGCTTAAAGCGTTTGATTGATTTAACTTATGACTTGATTTGTCATTTAATAAAAGCGAGTCCGGTATATAACGCTTTTTAGAGGgctttgttaataattttaaataactagcaaaattaaaaaatgtatattcacaCACTACTGACTTTCATCTCAACCGTAAACTGAAATCGATAATAAAGGTACCATATATACATGATTATTTAACGCAGAAGCATAACTCACCTTTCTCGTGCACTGTTTAAACAGCGAGtcaacagcagctgttcattcaTCAAGACGCGCACGCCACGATTTTCAAATAGTTCCGTTTGACAAAGATTGGTCAATAGTGACAAACTGCAGACCAATCAGACCAAAGGCATTTAAACGAATAGCCAATCACCGACTGCGCTTAGTAAACACAAGCGAAGGGCCCGCCTACGAGCTCGTGCTCCACCAATGAAACGACGTTGGTTTTTATTACGTAGTGATGCGAGAAACGAACCTTCGAAGCGCTTCTAAACACCAGATGCTAGTGACGCCTCCTTTAAATGCCACAAAAAGTAACGCTAAAACGTGCATAACAAGCTTTTAAAATCCCATTACAAATGTTTTCTTGAAAGTGTAAtacaataatgtaataaaaaactgtaaaatattgacTACTCATCCTTTTAATTACACAAATGTCTCGTTAAAATGTCCACAAATCGATTAAACTGATCAGAGGTTAGGTAAAAACTATAGACGCTGGTTCAATTGTTCGCCGATGGGGGGCGATCGATCTCAATGAACTCGCACGATTCACGGGTTCGTAGAGATCGGCCCCCCAGCGGCGAAAATTCGAAACAGTTACGACTATATCAACTATATTTACTGAAATCACGTGACTTTGTTAGTTTGATACCTTACCACTATCTAAATAATAGTGCTTCAAGAAGCAGTGATTTGAAAGCGCCCATCACTATCACTACGTATCTTTTTTCTTTCCTGGGCTTCTCATGCTATATCCTACactacttttctttcttttttcttttaaccaAGTAATTTAGATAGGCTAAATACAGTTAAACAGATGAATTAACGGAGGATGCTTTATTCACgatttatttaattatcttaTGTTTCTGTATGCTCTTTCTTTATTGCTTGCTTGCTTTTTCCCTTTTTAACCAAGTAATttagatattaataataaataataatataattaaacagaTGAATTAACAGAGCACGCTTTATTGACGATAAAAaaatttgtttctttctttctttctttctttctttctttctttctttctttctttctttctttctttctttctttcctatcGTCATATACactttaaacatttttcaaaatggtaggctaaaaaacagattttttttgtgtttatctcacaaacaaacaaacaaaaaaatataaagaaaactaatatcagtgtgtcagtgtgttgcttgtattttttttttaattgttacatttactagcaatttctgaataataattGTTTCTGCACCTATTTTTttcaacatacatacatacataaatatgccTATGCCCATCCATCCAGAAATAGTTGGCAAGTCccctatatattttattattattcatcaatAAACCAATGATTTACAATTTAGATTGCTTTGGTCATTTTCACACAGGCTAGTGTTTACTGTCTAGTGGCAGTAAAAAACAAGTGTCTTTTGATTTAGTGGTGCTTAATTACATTTtccagtataaaatatcagtcaTGGGTTGGTTTATTTCCGTAAACAACAAGTACTCTTTTACGTAAGCCGAGAAAGACATTTCCAGGAATGGGTCACTATCCCGCATCATTAAGCTCCGTTCAGTACATGCAagcttttctttaatttaaatccACTGGCAAAACGACAGCTGGCTGAGTTATGACGCTCAGGAGAGGTGGGCAATGCCAGAATCCAGGCTAACAGGAAGGACTGCCTTCACCCTGCACCCATAACCCATTGACAATGTAGTGAGGTGCAAGAATAATAAACAGAACTACAGTGAAAGATAATAATTAAGGTGCcattgaattttcattttatataattacacaTTATCTGTGATATGCAAATAAGTTTATGAGTGAAACTTCACTGAATCTTTGGTTGCAAAGTGCAATTAGCAATTATATTAGGAATTCATATCTAATCTTGCTTGCCACTCCGCCCCTAATCAAACAGACCTGCTTCACTAAACCTTCACAAGTGATCTTTGGCATGCAAAAAATTTCCCCTCATAAATGTCCCTTTAAAAATGCGGAACTGCCATGACAAGGTTTTATATGACACAGTGTTATCTGCATTAGATTTATGTTACATCCGTCGTGTTATCGAAATACTCTACATGCAGTCTAATTCAGCGCTGATGAGAATATCATTCAAATTTTCGAATGTCCTTTAGAAAACAGTGTTTTGTAATGGACATTTAACAACCAGTTGTGGATGAAAAATTCTGTGTAACGCTGTTCCCAGTGGAACACTCTTCCCTCTCATACAGAATGGGCCAACAAAAAGATTTACATAGCTTATATATAATGAGCCTACTATGACAGGAATTCCAAATCATGACTGTGTGTGCCAGCCAAACAGACTCATTATACTCATCATTATTTCAAAATGACTAGTGTTTGTGCAGATTATTTGCACTCCACTGACATCTCTAATGACATCCTTCTGCCACATATATCACGTGTAATGATCACACATAACTAGTTTCCAGATTGTCACACTTTGGTCCCCATTACCTTGAGCTTTCATGCCTCATTtctaaataagaaaattaaactGTCCAGTATGCTGTCACAAAACAGTCCATCTGTAGACAGCCACATGGCATAAAAATATCTTTTAGAGCTCCAGTGATCATTATCATTCCTGCTTGGGTGGAATGTAAAGGGTGTCTTTATGTGCAAAAGTAAATGAACCAATGACTCACTTCACACCACACTATTGACTCAACTCACATGCAATCGAGCATCTATAAAGAAGTAAGAGAAGAGGTCAAAAATATTGGAGTGGAAATGTGGTAAGGTAAATGTTAACAGTCTAGTTAAACACTTGATCTCAATTCAGTAGAACTTAATCAGGTTAGACGCCATATTGAATTTCCAAACAGGTGAAAAAGAGGCTTTAGGGACACATTTATAATTGAATGTGCTGTATGGTCCTAGATCACGtcatttttaaaacttaaaatgttttaaacatttttattgagtTTCTGTCATCTGAAGGTCTTTTGGAAAGATGTTTTGGCAgctgttaaataaaagtaaaaccaaTACAAAGTGAATCAGTAAAAACAGTGTAAACTACATCTATCACAACCTTATTTTCATCCAtgtcaacaatgaaaaaaaaaaaaaaatatggtgctCTCCTTACTAAGTTCTATTTTCAGTATCACTATTTGTAAACAGTGGCGCACAAATTATGCATCCAATAATGTcagtttaatcaaattaaataatattgctGAATaataagtgtccccaactaaaagAGCCATAGATGACAATGGGAAGGAACCAATACTCCActggtgacagaaatggagaaaaaaccttaaAGATACCAGATTTGGTCTTGGAGCCCATTCTACTCTGGCCAAACCGATGTCGATGAGGTCTTCAGAGGGAATCTGTCTCTAGGGCTCGTCCTGTTGTCATGGTTTCTGCTGACATTCAGTTGTGGTCGTCTTTAGGTGCAGGTctaccatctgatctggatacggactgTATCCAACTGACTACAGTGATCTTGGAATAAGAATGAAACAGACTAAAAATGCAGTTCTTCCTATAATGTAACAAGTATATTGGGTGTTATGGAAAGTGTTCCCGATTTTGGTTTACCCAATATGCAGGCTaacaatcctttaatggattgAAATGATAGAATTCTTGTTGCGTACTAATGTGAATGCAGTGTTgcagagatgggtctttaatctagctTTAAACTGACGgcatgtgtctgcctcccgaacagaGCCAGGAAGAATGTTCCAGAGTTTGGGTGCACATAGTAAAAGGATACACCACAAGCAATTAATTTTGATATTCTGGGTAGACTGGCTAGAATTTTGAGTCCTCAATATCAATGTAAGGGACTATAATGCATTAAGTGTTTGCTCCAGTTctgaggagctaaaccattcagagcttAATAGATAggattaaaaaatgtttgcaatgttCAATAAGGAGCCAGTTCAGTGCTGACAAAACCATAGTCAGTCGTACATACATTCAAGGTGCACACATATTGGTTTGTTATTTTCTGTAATGTCAGTGGCTATATTTCTAAATGGATAAATGACACCTAATGAATTTGCTTCAGAAAAATGCTTTAATTGAAAATGGTGTTTATAATGTGCATAATATTGGTATTGTGTggaattttaaaattgtttaacaGTCCCGTCACTGCAAATACAACAGTgtctaatataaattatttatctgtACATGTCATTATTTTAAATTCACGTGCACTCGTATAATCgttaatcaaaaatattaaaagtcaaTACGACTGTCCATTAACCTGATGAGTTTCATCCTTTCTCTCCAGTAAACTGTCATTTACATAAATGATTACAAAAATTAGTAAACAACACCAATACAGTCAATTTTACGATTGACAAAATCAAGTTATGGCCTATGTTTTTTCTTGTTCAAGAAGCAATTTCACTTGAAGATATGACACCATAAAAAGAAAAGATTATCATAATTGCTAGTTATATATACTACATCAATATAGTAGTTCATAAATAACttttgaaatcttattggctcaAAAGACCAAAAAGGTATGCAGAATTTAACAGTATGATGTAAAGGTATATCTTACTGTATATTTGTTTTGCAAGACACTACATTATTAATACACCACAGTCTCATTGTTTTCTCCTTTTGGTCTTGTCAAATCAGATGTGTGTTTCTATTTCTATCTACGCATAATATGGAATAtgattgtgtgtgaaagagagaaaatcctatatacagtatatgtcacATGAGTCACTTGCACTGTTGTTCCAACAACTTCAGAGATCGCCCATTCACTCAATACTGCACTAAATGTCAGGTGGATCTAGCTCAGCGCACAAAGGCAATAAGGACTAAATTAGATTATTTGACTTGATCAATGATCCTCAGCATGGGTGACACTTAAGGGCTGAGAACAATTGGCTAAAGCTTGAATTCGTGGCATGAGAAGAAATAGAGCCTCTGCATGACATTCCCAAAAGGAAAGCCCTCCAAAAGACCATTATGTACAGCCAACTGGCAGTAGAAgcctactgtatatattatatgaataaaaaaatctgttagcatctatattgtaaaaaaatacttGTTATTTACTCCTGTTAAGTAGATGAGAGAAATATTTTGCAACCAAATTTCaagcaaataataattttgatttgtTCCAGCATGAACGTCACCCTGACCTGTTAATTAATACAACTTTGGGATAGAGGGATGAAAGTGAGGTATAACCAAACAAATGTCATTACTTACACATTTTAGTTGACTTGATGTACAAAAATTTGGTGATTTTAACTGCAAAAAAGTTACTTACAGAAAACCAGATAAATTGATGAGCACCTTTTTTTCAAGCTAGTTTTTAGTTCCCAGCATGATTTGCACAAACTCTAggactaaatgttaaaatgttgaaCATCATGCCACTCACCTCAGAATGTGCTCTGGTTGTGTTGCAAACAATGACGTCTTCAATACTGCTTATCAATTTGAGGCCGATTGAGACTCAGCACAGCTCTTACAGGACATTTCAGAATagtatgtttctttgtttgttgttgtctcatacatTAAGATAGGCTGTTATTTGTGCTACTGCTTACGTTAGCTTTTATTATGTCGCTTTATCCTGATTGAAGCTGTAATACAGCAGAATATGTGATTGTGTTGTAGCATTTTTGTAACAGTAAGAAGTGTTTGCCAGCAAGTACTGAATGCTACCATGGGAAACAAATATCTGTCTATAAACATACAGTGTATAACTGGAACACAGTTCATTGATGGAGCTGACAAGCTGATGagctgaaggagagagagagagatgcagagcagagtgtgtgcagagcagggggatgCAAGGAACAGGATTAAGAACAGCTGCTTTAGAACAATGATTTTTAAACTTGTGAACCCTTTAGAATCATTAGAAGACAGAATCGTAATTCATATAGGAGTAGATTTTTTGGTGCACCACTACTTTTAACAGCATTGCAACAACTCTTcttcttctctaaagcagcatgATATGGCCCTGCCCCATTTGTTTCATGTTCCCGGGGTCAGGGTTTATGTAAATTTACAGATTTGTGATGTCATTAACGTATGTGCTGTATTTGTAGGCTGCATTAAACTGGCATAAATTTAAAAGACAATATCTCTGTTTGCATTCAACTTTCAGTGTTGTAACTTTGctg from Carassius gibelio isolate Cgi1373 ecotype wild population from Czech Republic chromosome B2, carGib1.2-hapl.c, whole genome shotgun sequence encodes:
- the pif1 gene encoding ATP-dependent DNA helicase PIF1 → MLGHIEPAELQCTVAVERLNPAGQAIKRQLIRKGTVTLGRNEFQEMVLRVHDGKAPQNFMLRDFQLFTRFAKDGKCTVKFIPESTQVLVSDCPPDRLKMFLKTLSIKHQASQGIKPISDRDKLRAGLHRAFETLSPLQLKDVQKANEMRSKVNAPIQPKGPAERSVNKVLGERKQVKRPRPDCDASPVKALHPSKKPLLVLPVTQKLSKEQIAVLNAVLSGKNVFFTGSAGTGKSFLLKRIIGSLPPKSTYATASTGVAACHIGGTTLHSFAGIGSGSAPLEQCIELAQRPGVMQHWTSCKHLVIDEISMVEAEFFDKLEAVARSIRRSTEPFGGIQLIVCGDFLQLPPVTKGKDKANFCFQSRSWRKCIHMNMELTEVRRQTDKAFISLLQAVRVGRVTEEVTAQLLRSAYHSIERDGILATRLCTHKDDVELTNENKLKQLPGVMRLFEAVDSDPMLYQTIDAQSPVSRLLQLKVGAQVMLTKNLDIQRGLVNGARGVVVDFQPGNQGLPRVRFLCGAIEVIKRERWMFKASGGLYLSRQQLPLKLAWAISIHKSQGMTLDCVEISLARVFESGQAYVALSRARSLEGLRVMDFDPRVVQANQDVLLFYKRLRKERLLMQSSMNDFVGQSHKENSRW